CCCACCTTTGCTGTCTACTTCTATTTGTCCTTTATGTTCATCAATGATCCGGAAACTGATAGAGAGACCAAGACCGCTTCCTCCGCTGGAACCTCTCGTTGTAAAGAAGGGGTCAAATATTTTGCCGATATAATCTTCAGATATGCCGTGACCCGTATCGGTGAACCGGATTTCAACAAAACCGTTTTCATAAAGACTTTCAATAGTAAGCCTGCCACCATCGGGCATGGCGTTAATGGCATTAAGGGAGAGGTTCAGAAAGACCTGTTGCATAAGCGAAGGGTCGGCCATGATCCGGGGAAGAGGTTCCCGGAGTTTTTCCAGAATCTCTACAGAGGAGCTTTGTGCTCTTCTTCTCGTTAGCGAAACGGTTCTTGATACCACTTCGTTAATATCGATGGCTGAAAAGATAGGAGGATGGGGTCTTGCAAACCTGAGAAGGTCGTTAAGCAGTGACTCCATTCTTTGAACTTCTCTTGAAATTTGAAGGATATCGTCTTTTAAAGATTGATCCACTTCATTTTCAAGCAATTGAATGGAGAGTTTGACGCCACTCAGGGGATTTCTGATCTCATGAATGAGGCCTGTGGCAAGCTGGCCTGCCGATGCGATCCTTTCCGCCTGGACAAGCTGTTTTGTCCTCTCAGCTACCTTTTCTTCCAGTGTGGTATACATTTCGTTAAGGCGTGCCGTCATGATGTTAAAGTTTTCCACCATGCCGCCGATTTCATCAGCTGACTCATATTCGACAGCCTTGTCAGGTCTTTCGCTGATAATAATATCTTTTATCGTATATGCTACCTGAGCTATGGGTTTAGTTACGACGATTCTCAGAAGTATCCACATAAGACCGATAACAAATGTGCTCGATATAATAGCGCCTGCAATGGTCATGGTTATGGTTTTTTTTATGCCCACATCGACTTCTTCTATAGAGGTGGCGATTTTAAGAACGCCGAGAATTTCCGGTTTCTTCGTATGGCACTTGGCACATTTGACGCCACTGAATATGGGCCTTAATTGAGTGAAGAGACTGCCTTCCGGCCCCTGGTCTATATATTCCATGCCCTTCTTGTTTTTATAAACCCACCTCAGTCGCGGGTCATTTTCATCCATGATCCTGATGGGTGTGCGTTTCTCCCGATGGAAAAGTGTTTTTCCAATCTGCTGGTTGACCGTATCCAGAGTTCTTGTGCTCCTGAAGGCAAGCATGCCGTCACTTTCAATAACATAAAGCCCCTTGAGGCGATTGATCATTCTTAGATCGTCCGTCCATTGAGAGGCGATGTTTCCATTACCGGTGAGCATGATCGTCCTGATGCTCCTGGCGATGGTATCACCTATGAGACGCGATTTTGTGGTGCTCTCTTCTTTAAGGCTGTTTATGTCGGTAATTGCGTTTATGGTAAAGGCAATAATGAACGATACAGCAACGACGAGTCCTGTTATACCGATTATTTTTGATTCAAGCTTGTTATTCATCAAAAGCTAAAATACCTTGTTTTTGAAGGGTTGCTGCCAAGTCCGCAGAGGGTAGTCAAGTATTAGCGGTACTAAATTATAACGACCAAACAAAGTGTGAGAAGGATGTAAAATATAATTAGTGTCCATCCATAAACTAAAATAAATCAAACTATGTTTTCAATTCGGAAAGGAGGGATCTTTTGCAAGGTCAAGGAAATCAATGGTTTCGCCGAGTTGTACTACTGTACATGGCACAAGCAAAACCGAAGATTGACGTAGAGATTGCGAAAAAGCACCCTTGACCGATGAAAACTAGTTAAAAGGCAGAGTGATAAGTCAAAACTCAGCAGCAGGTATAAAATTGATAAGAGGTTGCAGGCTATAAACTTATAGTTTCCACCTGCAACCTCTCCTTTTGTCACCTCTCTATATAAAGCCGCGCAGCGTAAAGCTGCGAAAGAAAAAGAACCTTTACTGCTCCTCTTCCTTCTTTTTGTTTCGCTCAATATACTTCATGCTGGGATCGAACATAGTTGGGAGATAAAACTCCTTATACTTCACTACCATACTTCCCACTTCCCCGATTTCAAGTCGTCTTGCAACGTGTTTGTCGTAATGGAGCTTTTTGAAATCGAGATAGCCGTTTTTCTTGTGACAATCGTCACAGAATACCGGCTTGGCGGAAATATCTTTGTGTATCCTTAACTTGGCTTCCGCCTGTTGGTCGGCATTGAAGGTATTCCTGAGTTGTAAGAATTCTTTGATAAATTCCTTATCCGTAGATTCATCGAGCCTTCTTGTTTTGCCGTTTTCATAGATAATAGGCACGATTTTTCCACCATACATTCCGGCTTTGCCCTTAAGTTCGGTCAGCTCTTTTCCATCTTTGGTGGAAAGCCATTTGTATTCCATGCCGTCACCCTTTTTCTTTTGAATGTGACATACTTCACATGTGGCAAAATAGGCATGTGCGTTGA
The genomic region above belongs to Deltaproteobacteria bacterium and contains:
- a CDS encoding ATP-binding protein, whose amino-acid sequence is MNNKLESKIIGITGLVVAVSFIIAFTINAITDINSLKEESTTKSRLIGDTIARSIRTIMLTGNGNIASQWTDDLRMINRLKGLYVIESDGMLAFRSTRTLDTVNQQIGKTLFHREKRTPIRIMDENDPRLRWVYKNKKGMEYIDQGPEGSLFTQLRPIFSGVKCAKCHTKKPEILGVLKIATSIEEVDVGIKKTITMTIAGAIISSTFVIGLMWILLRIVVTKPIAQVAYTIKDIIISERPDKAVEYESADEIGGMVENFNIMTARLNEMYTTLEEKVAERTKQLVQAERIASAGQLATGLIHEIRNPLSGVKLSIQLLENEVDQSLKDDILQISREVQRMESLLNDLLRFARPHPPIFSAIDINEVVSRTVSLTRRRAQSSSVEILEKLREPLPRIMADPSLMQQVFLNLSLNAINAMPDGGRLTIESLYENGFVEIRFTDTGHGISEDYIGKIFDPFFTTRGSSGGSGLGLSISFRIIDEHKGQIEVDSKGGSGTTFTVRLKAV